GACGCCAAAGCCCGCCGCAAATCCCGTGTAGACCTCTGGGTCATAGCCCACCGATTTAAGCACATTGGGATCCACCATGCCGCAGCCCAAGACTTCAAGCCATTGCCCTTTCCATTGCACATCCACCTCCGCCGATGGTTCGGTGAAGGGGAAGAAGCTGGGACGGAAGCGAATGGGCAGATCGCCAAACATGGCTTCCAAAAATACCTTGATGGTGCCCTTCAGATCGGTGAACGTTAGGCCTTCATCAATGGCCAAAAGCTCAATTTGATGGAACACCGCTGCGTGGGTTGCATCAACGGTGTCTCGACGATATACGCGCCCCGGAGCCGCCACCCGAATCGGAGGATCATGCTCCTCCATATAGCGGATCTGCACCGATGAGGTGTGGGTGCGCAGTAGGTTGCCATCGGGCAGGTAGAAGGTGTCCTGCATATCGCGGGCAGGGTGATCCGCTGGGGTATTGAGCGCCTCGAAGTTATAGTAGTCGGTTTCCATTTCGGGCCCTTGGGCCACGGTATAGCCTAGCCCCACCAACACATCCAGCGATCGCTCAATGGTGCTCGACAAGGGATGGCTGTGCCCTTGGGGACGATAGACCCCCGGCATGGTTACATCTAGAGTCTCGGCGGCTAAACGCGCCTCAATGGCAGCGGCAGCCAGCGCCCCGCGCTTTTCATCCAGCGCCGTTTGCACGACCTGTTTCACCTCATTAGCCAGGGCTCCAATCTGAGGGCGATCGCTAGGATCAAGCTTCCCCATCCCTCCCAATACCTTGGAGAGCTGCCCCTTTTTGCCCAAATACTGAATGCGCAGCGGCTCCAACTGCTCCAGATTCTCGGACTGGGCGATCGCCTGCTGGGCCTCCTGTTGCAATGTATTCAACTGAGATTCTAGATCGCGGGTGGTTGTGCTAGTCATGGATTAAAACTGCTAAGACCGGTGGTGTAGAGCTAGGTTCTAAGGGAACCCTGAAGGCAGTTGCCTAGAGAATCATCCCATGGTTCTGTCCATCGTTCTGGCCATGGCTCTGGATCGAAACCCTGTCATCTGACATGCTGATCTTACATGCTAAGATGCCCGCCACGTCAGGGATTGAACGCCCTTAGAAAATTGCCCCTACTCAACTCTAACAGCAGGACTGAGCAATGGCGATCGCCCCATCCCCATCCGCCGCCGTTTCAATCTCAACAATACCCCTACAATAAGGCCTGTGCCCCGTTCCACTCCCTGCCCATCGACCTTTCCCCATGAATATTCTGATTAGCAACGACGACGGTATTTTTGCCCAAGGCATTCGCACCTTAGCCAACACCCTCGTGGCGGCTGGTCATACCGTGACGGTGGTCTGCCCCGACCGCGAGCGATCGGCCACCGGCCATGGTCTCACTCTACACAAACCCATCCGCGTGGAGCGTGTCGAGTCTGTGTTCCATGACCCCATTCAGGCCTGGGCCTGTTCGGGCACGCCATCCGACTGCGTGAAGCTGGCCCTGGGCACCCTCCTGGATCAGCCGCCCGATATCGTATGTTCAGGCATCAACCATGGCTCCAATCTAGGTACCGATATTCTCTACTCGGGCACCGTCTCCGCTGCCATGGAAGGCGTGATGGAAGGGATTCCCAGCGTAGCCTTCAGCCTCGCCAGCTTTTCCTCCCAAGACTTTCAGCCCGCCGCCAACTTTGCCAAAACCCTACTGCATCACCTCAGCCAGCATCCTTTGCCCCATCTCATGCTCTTAAACGTCAACATTCCAGCGGTGCGCGCCGCCGATATTGCCGGGGTGAAGATTACCCAGCAAGGCATTCGCCGCTATACAGATTTGTTTGAACAACGCATCGATCCGCGCGGCAAGATTTATTATTGGTTGGCAGGAGAAGTGTTGGAAGAGGTTGATGATCCGTCCTTTAATCCTACTGTTAAACTAGAGGGTAAGCATCCTGAGGGCTTAGAGGTGCCATTGGAGATTGTAGAGACGGATGTTCGAGCTATTCAACATCGCTACATTACAGTGACCCCCCTTCAATTTAACCTGACGAGTCCTTCAGGGTTGCAGACCTTGCAAGGTTGGCATACAGACTGGCTGACCTGCTAAGTTAAACTAGGGCGGGTAGAGGTTAACCACCCTGTATCTACCAAAGTTTACGTTGTAGGGTGATCATTCAATATTTTCAGGGTAGCGCCGAAACCAATCCATCCATCATACTCAGTGTAGTCTAGGAGCTAGGCTGCACATTTACAGAGCAAGCTTAGGGACAAGGGTTCTAAGCCATGTATTGTAAAAATTTCTACTTGGTTTCCGCATCCGCTAGAGTTCTGGGGTAAAACTGGCTATATTCGAAATGGTTTTAGCCACCTATCTCGGCTCACTGTCTATGATTCGATAGAACCTTGGCAAGGGATATTCATGTCTAACGCACAAGATCAATTCATTGTTCGTTTCTGGGGAGTGAGGGGCAGTATTGCATGTCCAGGACCCGAGACTGTGCGCTACGGTGGAAACACCTCCTGTGTTGAGATGCAGGTCGCAGGACATCGCATCGTGTTTGATGGTGGAACAGGGTTGCGCGTTCTAGGGCAAGAGCTGATGTCCCAAATTCCGGTGGAAGGACACCTCTTTTTCACTCACTCTCACTGGGATCACATTCAAGGCTTTCCGTTTTTCACTCCAGCTTTTGTGAAAGGGAATCACTTTAATATTTATGGCGCAGTGGCTCCCAATGGTTCAACCATTGAGCAGCGTTTGAATGACCAAATGCTCCACCCCAACTTCCCCGTGCCGCTACAGATTATGGGATCACAAATGGCGTTTTGTGATTTAGAGGTAGGGGAACCGGTGCAAATTGGCGATGTGCTGGTGGAGAATGCTCTGCTCAATCATCCGGGTGAAGCCGTGGGCTACCGGGTGAACTGGAATGGCTATGCTGCCGCCTACATCACTGATACAGAGCATTACACCGATCGCCTCGATGAAAACGTCATGTGGCTGGCCCGTGATGCCGATGTGATGATCTACGACTCGACCTACACGGATGACGAATATTATTCAGAAAAGTCGAGCAAGGTTGGCTGGGGGCATTCCACCTGGCAAGAGGCGGTGAAGGTGGCAAAGGCTGCCAATGTCAAAAAGTTAGTCATTTTCCACCATGACCCCCTGCACTGTGATCAGTTCATGGATGGCATCAAAGACGTTACGTCTAAGCAATTTGCAAACAGCGTGGTGGCCTGGGAAGGCTTGACCATTGATGTGGTTCATGATCGCCAAGCTGCTGGCGGATCGACCCAGGAAGCGCTACCGACTTAAGCCTGTCCCCCAAAAGCTCAGGAGCCGCCCTATCTTGTTAGAGCGGGAGCTCATTGGTGCTGGAAGTCTGTGTCCAGTCAGCGATCACTGCGGCCTTAGCCTCTAACTAGGGTTTGGGCGGCTAAGGATCATAGACAACTCGGGGGCGCAAGCGGGGAGGCTCATCGGCTTCACTGGGGTCAATCCATTCACCGATACCCAGGAAACAATGATCCTCTCCATGCACTCGATAGTGTAGGTGGGTGGTCGCGGGAGCGATCGCCACCTTTTGTCCTTGCTGCCAGCGCCGGGCAGTTTCCCCATCAAGGACTAGGGGCGGCAGGTGCTGGAGAGCTTGCTCAGGGGGAATCAACAGGTTTTTGCCAGCCGTCCAGCTTGACAGGAGGTCATCTAGGGTGATGCTCTCTTCTAGGACAAAGCCGCTACTGCGCGTGCGGATCAGGTGGGCCAGGGCTGCTCCGGTCTGGAGCTGGGCACCAAGATCGCGGGCGATCGCTCGAATATAGGTGCCGGCACTACAGGCGATCGCCACCTCCAGTTCGGGATAGGGCAGCGATCGCCAGGCCAGCACCTCGATGCTGTAGACCGTCACGGTGCGGATGGGAATGTCTACCACCTGCCCAGCCCGAGCCAAGTCGTAGGCGCGTTTTCCATCCACCGAAATCGCGCTGTACTGCGGTGGAATTTGGTCAATTTGTCCCTCAAAGCTGGGGAGGATGGCCGTCACGTCATCCAGGGTGAGATGGGGTACTGGAGCTTCAGCGATCACCTCACCGTCTAGGTCATCGGTGGTGGTGGTCACGCCAAAGCGGATGGTGGCGCGGTAGGCCTTATCCGAGCTGAGGTAGTTAATCAGGCGCGTTGCCCGTCCCACAGCGATCGGCAAGACCCCTACAGCAGCGGGATCTAGGGTGCCGCCATGGCCAACCCGCTTCTGGGATAGAATCCGGCGCACCTTGGCCACGCAATCGTGGGACGTCCAGCCCGCTAGTTTATACAGGTTTAGAAAGCCTTGAGAAGTCACAGCTTGAGGAGTCACAGTATTAATCGATCGCCATCCTTAGATCTTGTCCGCTAAGCGCTGGGGTGCAAGCCTGCCCCGAGCAAATCTGCCTCGTCTATGCTACCGTTGCGGGGTACGTTAGGCCCAAGTTCGCTACCGATCCTCAGCCTCGTCGTTCATTCTGAGCTAGATGAAGATGACAGATAGAGTTCGACAGACTCAGGCTAAACTCTGGTTGATGAACGAAACGTGTTAACCAGACGCTCGAAAGCCCTCACCTCCAGCCCCTCTCCCAAGGGCCATACACTTTCGCCAGTTAACCAAGGCTGAACCAGACTCAGGCTGAACGGTATCGGTCATCGCCCAACGAGTAGGGGCTGCTGCTATAACGGTCTTGAACTCACCTTGAAGAGCCGTTGTTACAGGCGATCGCCCCCTGAACCCTATGATGTTCTAGCCATGGACGAGATCTTTTCCCCTCGTGACTATCAAGACACTAGTGTAGGCTGGCAGGTGCAGCAAGCTACCCAGCAGGTCAGTGAGTGGCTCGAAGCACAATGGAGCACGGTGCAGCCCGATGTACCCATGCCCCAGGTGACACCGCCAGACTGGCTGCTGCGGACTCTATTCATCATCATCATCGGCGGATTGCTGGGCTGGTTAGGCTGGCAGTTTTATCGAGAATTTGCGCCCCAGATCCAAGCGTGGCTAGGGCGGGGTATCGGCGATCGCCGTCCTAGCCAACCCAGCACCCCACCCCATCGCGCCCCCGAGATCTGGGTACAGCAAGCGCGCCAAGCTCAGCAAGCTGGTAACTATCGTGAGGCCTGCCGCTGCCTGTATATGGCCATGCTCAGCCAGCTCAGCGATCAAGAGGTTATTCGGCTGGAGGCCAGCCGCACCGATGGCGAATATCGAGCCCTGCTTTTGACGGTGGCGGATCCGGCCCCCTACTACCTGCTGCTGGCGATCCATGAACAGCTTTGCTTTAGCAGTCAAGGGATTTCTGCTGCAGAATGGGAGCGCTGTTGGGCCGCCTATCAGGAGCTGCCGTCCCCATGAGCCATCGCAAACGACCATGGATACTCGGGGCGCTGGCGATCGCTGCTCTGCTGCTGCTGACCCTCGGGCTAGCTCCGGGCGGCTCTAACTTGCAGGGGTCTACCTACAGCCGTACGCCCTTTGGCTATGGGGCCTGGTATGCCCAAATGCGCCAAGATTGCAGTCTTGATATTCGCCGCTGGCAGCGATCGCTCGACGACTTGCCAGGTTTTTATCGTGAGGAACAGGAACCGCCACCCCAAGCCATCACGCTCCTGCGGTTCTACGGTGAGTTTATGCAGCCATGGGTCTTACAGAGCAGAACTCCCGAAGATTGGGTGAGTCGGGGTAATGTGATCATCCATGTGGGGGTGCGATCGCCTGCCACCCGTGCTCCCTTTCGCAGCCAGGTAGACACATCGGTGGGTCCGGTGCAGGTTGAGACTCGCCGCCGGGCCAATCTAGATGATCTAGATGAACCCCAGGAGGACTTGGGCACTGTTGAACAGGTGTCGATGACCTTGCCGACCGCAGCCGATGACGCGGCGATCGCCGATGAGTATGGCACCTTAGTCTGGCAGGAGGCTGTGGGAGCAGGACGGGTGATCTATGTGGTGCCGCCGTTTCTCGCCGCCAATGCCTACCAAACGACCCTCCAGAACTTCGACTATCTCACTCAGTTGGTCACCGAACCGGGCCTACCGATTCTGGTGGATGAATTTCTGCACGGCTATTCTGGGGATGTTGAGCAGGAGGCGATCGCTGAGCCAGAGGCAGCCTGTCCACCCCGCCCCGAGCTCCAGGGTTTTTCGGCGGAAGAGCTGCCGCCCCTGCCGCCGCCGCCCACCCTCTGGGGCTACCTAGCCAAGACGCCCCTAGTGATTGTGGCAACCCAAGCGATCGCCATACTGCTGCTGCTGATATGGGATCAAAATCGGCGGTTTGGCCCACCCCAGAGGATTCCCTCAGTCACCGTAGACAACAGTCAGGCCTATATCAACGCCTTGGCTGGGGTGCTGATCAAAGCTGGCTGTCAGCCGTTTATGGTGAACCTCATCCTCCAAGCAGAGCGACGGCGACTGCAGCAATTCCTGGGGCTCCACGGTCAAGATCTCTCCCCAGAGGCGATCGCCCAAGCTTGGAGCCAGCAAACCCGTCAGCCCCCCGGCGATGTGTTGGCGCTCCTCACCCCTAGGCAGTCCATGAGCCAGCAAGACTTGCTACTCTGGTTGAGAACGATTCAGCGCGTTCGCCAGGCTACCAACTAACCCATCTCTCTGCCCCTAGTTCCTATCGATTTCTGTTGACTTCTATCGATTTCTGATTCCTATCGACTCCTCATTAATCCAGAGCTCTACCCCGTCTCTGACGGCTGCCCCTCTCATTTGCTGCCCCTCTCTGCCCCATGAGTTCTTCCCCTGTGAACCATCCTTCCTCGCTCTTCGAACGCCTCAACACCACCATCAGCCGCATTGTGGTGGGACAAACCACCGTTGTCCACCACCTCATGGTGGCGCTGCTGTCGGGGGGACATGTGATTCTAGAAGGCGTGCCGGGGACAGGTAAAACCCTAACGGTGAAAGCCTTGTCCCAGTTGATCAAAGCCGATTTTCGCCGCATTCAGCTCACCCCCGATGTCTTGCCCTCGGATATTCTCGGGACTAACATTTTTGACCTGAATACCCGCAGCTTTAGCCTAAAGCGCGGGCCGGTGTTTACCGAGATCCTGCTGGCCGACGAAATTAACCGCACGCCGCCCAAAACCCAATCGGCACTGCTAGAAGCCATGGAGGAGCAGCAGGTCACCCTGGATGGCGATCGCTTGCTGTTGCCAGATTTATTCTGGGTGATTGCCACCCAAAATTCCCTGGAGTTTGAAGGTACCTATCCCTTGCCAGAGGCGCAGCTCGATCGCTTCTTGTTCAAACTCGTGGTGGACTATCCCAGCCCTAGTGCCGAACGCCAGATGCTGGCCAATGCCCAATCGGGACTGCAAACCAAGCGGGTGAATCTAGAGCAACTGAAGCCCATCGCTACCGTGGAGCACATTCTCACCGCTCGCCGACTGGTGCAGCAGGTGGAGGTGGCAGATCCCCTGCTCGATTACCTGATGACCTTAGTGCAGCGCACTCGCCAGCATCCTGACCTGTCCTTAGGAGCTTCCCCCCGGTCTGCGGTTGCTTGGCTCCAGGCCAGCAAGGCCCATGCTTGGCTGGAAGGACGCAGTTTTGTCACCCCCGATGACCTAAAAGCGATCGCCCCTCCCCTGTTGCGCCACCGACTGATTCTGCGCCCAGAAGCTCAGCTAGATGGGCTGCAAGCCGAGCCGATCATTGCTGCCATCCTCAGCCAAGTGCCCGTACCGCGATGATTCCCTCCCGCCAGACCTACCTGATTTTGCTGCTGGTTACGGCCTTGGGGGTTGGCTTGGCTACCCTCACCCAGTCCGCCATGCCGACCGCGACCGTGCAGCCCATTGCCTTGCTGCTTTTGGGGGTGGATATCGGCATCGTGGTTGCCATGATCTTGGATAGCTGGCGAGTTCGTCCCCACCGGGTCACGGTTGAGCGCAGCTTGGACGATCGCCTCTCCATTGGGCGTGAGAATTTGGTGCAGGTGACGGTGACCACAGGCGATCGCCCTGCTGTGGTGCAACTTCGTGACACGTACCCCGCCGTTTTTACCGCTACCCCGCCACAGTTTTTCCTAACTCTGCCCGCCCATCATCAAGAAACCTTGACCTACACGATTTTCCCCACCGCGCGGGGAGACTATGCCTGGGGCAAGATCTATCTGCGGCAGCGGGGGGCTTGGGGGCTGGGCTGGGATAGCTGGACGGTGGATCAAGCCCGGAGCGTGGCGGTTTTTCCTGATCTGATTGGGCTGCGATCGCTGTCCATTCGCCTCACCTTGCAAACCAGCGGCAGCATCCGTCGAGCCCGCCGCCAGGGGATGGGGACTGAATTTGCCGAACTGCGAGACTACGGCACTGGTGATGATCCAAGGTTGATTGACTGGAAGGCCACCGCCCGCCGCAACCGTCCCCTGATTCGTGTGCTTGAACCCGAACAGGAACAAACCCTGATGATTTTGCTGGATCGGGGTCGCTTGATGACCGCTCAAGTGGAGGGATTGAAGCGATTTGACTGGGCTCTCAATGCCACTCTTTCCCTGTCCCTTGCGGCACTGCAACGGGGCGATCGCGTCGGGGTAGGCGTGTTTGATCGGCAGATGCATAGGTGGATTCCCCCCGATCGCGGCTCCCAGCAGTTGCCCAAACTGCTCCGTTGCCTGACGCCCATTCAACCGGTCTTACTGGAGCCCGACTACCTCGATGCCGTGAGCCAGGTGACCCGTCAACAAACCCGGCGCGCCTTGGTGGTGCTGCTCACCGACATTATTGACCAAACGGCGTCCAGTGACGTGCTGTCGGCCATGGGGCGGTTGACGCCGCGCTACCTGCCCTTTTGCGTCGCCCTGCGCGATCCCTACATTGATCGCCAGGCCCAAGCGCCCAGTCCAACGGTAGAGGCAGGCTATGCCCGCGCCGTGGCCCTCGATTTACTGCAGCAGCGCCACCTGGCCCTGGCCCTCCTACAGCGGCGCGGCGCACTGATTCTGGATGCCCCCGCCCATCAGATCACCGATCAACTCGTGGATCGCTACCTGCAACTCAAAGCCCGTAGCCAACTTTGACCGACTTTCCGACATAATAAGTCCAAGCTAGTTGCGTCTAGCTGCGTTCAAACCAGTGGGCGATCGCCCCTGGGTTCATCCCGGTTAGTTCCGCCATTGTCTTGTATGAGCCAGGATTTTCTCCAGATTCAAAACCTGCGGGTTGCCTATCCGCCTTCCTCCCGCGCCCAGCACCGCCAGGCCTCGACCGAGGACTGGGCCGTCAATGACGTATCGTTGTCCATCGCGGCTGGACAACGGCTGGGGCTGGTGGGAGAATCCGGCTGCGGAAAATCTACCCTGGGGCGGGCGGTGCTGCAACTGCTGCCCCCCCGGAGCCAAGTGGATGGCCAGGTGCTGTTTCAGGGGCAATCGGTGTTTGACCTATCGCCCCCGGCCCTGCGCAAGTTTCGGGGAGAAGCGATCGCCCTGATTTTCCAAGACCCCATGACCCGGCTGAATCCGCTGATGACCGTGGGGTGGCACTGTATGGAAACCCTGCGCGCCCATCACCCCCACCTCAGCCCACGGCAACTGCGGGAAAAAACGGTGGAAGCGCTGGAAACGGTCAATATTCCCGCCAACCGCTGGATGCAGTATCCCCATGAGTTTAGCGGCGGTATGCGGCAGCGGGTAGCCATTGCCTTGGCCCTGCTGCTCGAACCGAAAATGATTGTGGCCGATGAACCCACCACGAGTCTGGACGTTACCGTTTCTGCCCAAATTCTCACCGAACTGACCCGCCTTTGCGACCAACGCCAGATGGGGCTGCTGCTGATTTCCCATGACTTGGCTCTGGTGGGAGAATATTGCGATCGCTTGGCGGTGATGTATGAGGGCAAGCTGGTGGAGATGGGCGAGGTAGACACGGTGTTGACGAGTCCTCAGCATCCCTATACGCGATCGCTGCTCCAGGCCGCTCGGTTGCTCCAGGCCAGCGAAGGGGCGATCGCTTCCCAGGAGCCAGCGAAGGAACCGATTCTCAAGTTACGCCATCTCAAGCAGCACTTCACCCTAGAAGATAATCCCATTGCTCGCCTGCTGACGCGATCGCCCCGCCGCACCATTAAGGCCGTAGATGGAGTGGATCTAGATCTGTATCCAGGAGAAATCCTGGGGCTGGTGGGTGAGTCGGGCTGCGGCAAAAGCACCCTCTCCCGCACCATCCTGCACCTGCTGCGTCCCACCAGCGGCACCGTCGAATTCCTCGGGCAGGACCTCACCCAGATGGATCGGCAGCATCTGCGCCAGCAGCGTCGCCAGATGCAGATGATCTTCCAAGACCCCCATGCCTGCCTCAATCCCATGATGACCATTGGGCAGAGCATTACCGATCCGCTGCTGGTACATCGGTTGGCCGACGCGACGGAAGCCAAGCGCCGGGTCTATGCCATGCTGGAGCGGGTGGGTTTAGATCCCAAGGAATATTACCCGCGCTATCCCAGCGATCTCTCCGGCGGACAGCAGCAGCGGGTGGCGATCGCCCGCGCCCTGATCACCCAGCCCAAGCTGCTGATCTGCGACGAGCCGGTGAGTATGCTGGATGCCAGTGTCCAGGCCCAGGTGCTGGATCTGATGCTTGACCTGAAGCGCGACTTTGACCTCACCTACCTATTTATCACCCATGATCTTTGGGTGGCTCGTTTCCTCTGCGATCGCATTGCCGTGATGAATGCTGGCAAGATCGTAGAACTAGGGGCAACGGCCGACCTCTTTGCCCATCCCCAACATCCCTACACCCAAACTCTCCTGAGTGCCGCACCCCTGCTGGCTCGCGGTGACGGGTAGCATCCCTAGCTTTTGGGATCGAGTCACCCTAGTCATCCCGCGATCCGTTCCTCTGAGAATTGCGGGATTCTCCAAGAGCGATCGCCCCCATGGAGCACCAGACTGGTATGATCAAAAAACCTTTGGACTCGGTGAGTCCAGCAACCCCAGGCTGTCACTCAGCTCTCATGTGGGCTGCGGTTATCGCTCCATCTCCAAAGTCTGCCGGTGCCCCGCCAGTTCCCCTGCTTCGCCCGTTATACTGATCACTCAGTACCGATCTACATTGGCTCGGTCTGTCTACGATGGTGTGTGGGATTGATCGATTGAGAAATCCGGCTCCATCGCCTCTGATTCACGACGTCATTCGCCATCCAACCTAGTTATAGGTCTGCACAGGATCCTTCATGTTTGGTCTCATCGGTCACCTTACCAGTCTTCAACACGCTCAATCTGTCGCTCATGATTTGGGCTATCCCGAATACGCCGACCAGGACTTAGATTTCTGGTGTAGCGCTCCGCCACAAATCGTAGACACCATCAAAGTTACAAGTCTCACCGGTCAACAGATCGAAGGGTACTACGTTGAATCTTGCTTTTTGCCAGAAATGCTAGCCGCTCGGCGCATTAAGGCGGCCACCCGCAAGATTATCAATGCCATGGCCCACGCCCAAAAGCACAACATTGACATTACGGCCTTGGGCGGCTTCTCATCGATCATCTTCGAGAATTTTAATCTCCAGCAGATTAAGCAGGTGCGCAACGTCAAGCTAGAGTTTGAGCGGTTTACCACCGGCAACACCCACACCGCCTACATTATCTGCCGGCAGGTGGAGCAGTCTGCTCCCAAGCTGGGCATTGATTTATCCCAAGCTACCGTAGCGGTCTGCGGCGCGACGGGCGATATTGGCAGCGCGGTTTGTCGCTGGTTGGATGCCCGCACCGATGTCAAAGAATTGCTGCTGGTGGCCCGGAATACGGAGCGACTTCAAGCGCTACAGGATGAGCTGGGTCGCGGCAAAATTTTGAGCCTAGAAGAGGCGCTACCCCAGGCGGATGTGGTGGTTTGGGTGGCGAGTATGCCCAAGGGGGTGGAGATTAATCCTGAAACCCTCAAGCATCCCTGCTTGCTGATTGACGGAGGCTATCCCAAAAACTTGGCTACCCAGCTTCAGCATCCCGAGATCCACGTGCTCAATGGCGGCATTGTGGAACATTCCTTGGATATTGACTGGAAGATCATGCAAATCGTCAATATGGACGTGCCATCGCGGCAGCTATTTGCCTGTTTTGCCGAGTCGATGCTGCTGGAATTTGAAAAGCTGTACACCAACTTTTCCTGGGGACGCAATCAAATCACCCTCGACAAGATGGATTTGATTGGCCAAGCCTCCATCAAGCATGGGTTCCGTCCCTTGCTAGCCCAGCCTAGCGGTACAGCTTAGGCCTGCAGAGGGGAAACGGCTGCTCCGGCGATCGCTTCCCCCATCCCGCAACCTTGTCTCATGGTTATTTGTTTCCCAGGTTTTTCCCCCACCCACCATGGTTACTCCTGAACGCAAGCCCATTCTTCTTGACTTCGAGAAGCCCCTCGTTGAGTTAGAGTCTCGCATCGATCAAATCCGCAGCCTTGCCGAAGAGAACGATGTCGATGTTTCGGAGCAGCTCCGGCAGCTAGAGACGCGGGCCAGCCAGCTCCGCCAGGAAATCTTCAGCAGTCTGACGCCCTCCCAGCGGCTGCAGGTGGCACGGCATCCGCGGCGTCCAAGCACCCTCGACTACATTCAGTCCATGACCGATGAATGGATTGAGCTGCATGGCGATCGCTGCACGGGCGTGGATGACAAGGCCTTGGTGGGCGGCATTGGTCGGCTTGATGGTCGGCCGATTATGATGCTAGGACACCAAAAAGGACGCGATACCAAGGATAACGTCGCCCGCAACTTTGGCATGGCCTCCCCCGGTGGCTACCGTAAAGCCATGCGGTTGATGAACCATGCTAACCGCTTTGGTATGCCCATCCTCACCTTTATCGACACCCCCGGAGCCTATCCAGGCGTGGAAGGAGAACGGTTGGGGCAGGGGGAAGCGATCGCCTATAACCTCCGGGAAATGTTTCGCCTCGACGTACCCATCCTCTGCACCGTGATTGGGGAAGGTGGCTCCGGCGGTGCCCTGGGCGTGGGCGTAGGCGATCGCCTGTTGATGTTCGAGCATTCGGTCTACACCGTAGCCAGCCCAGAAGCCTGTGCCGCCATTCTTTGGAAAGATGCGGGCAAATCTCCCCAGGCCGCCGAAGCCCTGCGGATTACCGCCAAGGATCTCAAAAATCTGAGTATTTTGGATGAGATTGTGCCAGAACCCATTGGGGGAGCCCATTCCGATCCAGTGGCCGCCACGAGCAGCCTCAAGGCAGCTCTGCTTCGACATCTGGCAGAACTAAACCGCATGAGCAACGCCGAGCGGCGCGAGCGACGCTACCAAAAATTCC
This sequence is a window from Leptolyngbya sp. CCY15150. Protein-coding genes within it:
- the truB gene encoding tRNA pseudouridine(55) synthase TruB, which translates into the protein MTSQGFLNLYKLAGWTSHDCVAKVRRILSQKRVGHGGTLDPAAVGVLPIAVGRATRLINYLSSDKAYRATIRFGVTTTTDDLDGEVIAEAPVPHLTLDDVTAILPSFEGQIDQIPPQYSAISVDGKRAYDLARAGQVVDIPIRTVTVYSIEVLAWRSLPYPELEVAIACSAGTYIRAIARDLGAQLQTGAALAHLIRTRSSGFVLEESITLDDLLSSWTAGKNLLIPPEQALQHLPPLVLDGETARRWQQGQKVAIAPATTHLHYRVHGEDHCFLGIGEWIDPSEADEPPRLRPRVVYDP
- a CDS encoding MBL fold metallo-hydrolase; translated protein: MSNAQDQFIVRFWGVRGSIACPGPETVRYGGNTSCVEMQVAGHRIVFDGGTGLRVLGQELMSQIPVEGHLFFTHSHWDHIQGFPFFTPAFVKGNHFNIYGAVAPNGSTIEQRLNDQMLHPNFPVPLQIMGSQMAFCDLEVGEPVQIGDVLVENALLNHPGEAVGYRVNWNGYAAAYITDTEHYTDRLDENVMWLARDADVMIYDSTYTDDEYYSEKSSKVGWGHSTWQEAVKVAKAANVKKLVIFHHDPLHCDQFMDGIKDVTSKQFANSVVAWEGLTIDVVHDRQAAGGSTQEALPT
- a CDS encoding DUF4129 domain-containing protein, with the protein product MKSRCYRRSPPEPYDVLAMDEIFSPRDYQDTSVGWQVQQATQQVSEWLEAQWSTVQPDVPMPQVTPPDWLLRTLFIIIIGGLLGWLGWQFYREFAPQIQAWLGRGIGDRRPSQPSTPPHRAPEIWVQQARQAQQAGNYREACRCLYMAMLSQLSDQEVIRLEASRTDGEYRALLLTVADPAPYYLLLAIHEQLCFSSQGISAAEWERCWAAYQELPSP
- a CDS encoding MoxR family ATPase; translated protein: MNHPSSLFERLNTTISRIVVGQTTVVHHLMVALLSGGHVILEGVPGTGKTLTVKALSQLIKADFRRIQLTPDVLPSDILGTNIFDLNTRSFSLKRGPVFTEILLADEINRTPPKTQSALLEAMEEQQVTLDGDRLLLPDLFWVIATQNSLEFEGTYPLPEAQLDRFLFKLVVDYPSPSAERQMLANAQSGLQTKRVNLEQLKPIATVEHILTARRLVQQVEVADPLLDYLMTLVQRTRQHPDLSLGASPRSAVAWLQASKAHAWLEGRSFVTPDDLKAIAPPLLRHRLILRPEAQLDGLQAEPIIAAILSQVPVPR
- a CDS encoding DUF4350 domain-containing protein, which translates into the protein MSHRKRPWILGALAIAALLLLTLGLAPGGSNLQGSTYSRTPFGYGAWYAQMRQDCSLDIRRWQRSLDDLPGFYREEQEPPPQAITLLRFYGEFMQPWVLQSRTPEDWVSRGNVIIHVGVRSPATRAPFRSQVDTSVGPVQVETRRRANLDDLDEPQEDLGTVEQVSMTLPTAADDAAIADEYGTLVWQEAVGAGRVIYVVPPFLAANAYQTTLQNFDYLTQLVTEPGLPILVDEFLHGYSGDVEQEAIAEPEAACPPRPELQGFSAEELPPLPPPPTLWGYLAKTPLVIVATQAIAILLLLIWDQNRRFGPPQRIPSVTVDNSQAYINALAGVLIKAGCQPFMVNLILQAERRRLQQFLGLHGQDLSPEAIAQAWSQQTRQPPGDVLALLTPRQSMSQQDLLLWLRTIQRVRQATN
- the surE gene encoding 5'/3'-nucleotidase SurE, with the protein product MNILISNDDGIFAQGIRTLANTLVAAGHTVTVVCPDRERSATGHGLTLHKPIRVERVESVFHDPIQAWACSGTPSDCVKLALGTLLDQPPDIVCSGINHGSNLGTDILYSGTVSAAMEGVMEGIPSVAFSLASFSSQDFQPAANFAKTLLHHLSQHPLPHLMLLNVNIPAVRAADIAGVKITQQGIRRYTDLFEQRIDPRGKIYYWLAGEVLEEVDDPSFNPTVKLEGKHPEGLEVPLEIVETDVRAIQHRYITVTPLQFNLTSPSGLQTLQGWHTDWLTC
- the pheS gene encoding phenylalanine--tRNA ligase subunit alpha → MTSTTTRDLESQLNTLQQEAQQAIAQSENLEQLEPLRIQYLGKKGQLSKVLGGMGKLDPSDRPQIGALANEVKQVVQTALDEKRGALAAAAIEARLAAETLDVTMPGVYRPQGHSHPLSSTIERSLDVLVGLGYTVAQGPEMETDYYNFEALNTPADHPARDMQDTFYLPDGNLLRTHTSSVQIRYMEEHDPPIRVAAPGRVYRRDTVDATHAAVFHQIELLAIDEGLTFTDLKGTIKVFLEAMFGDLPIRFRPSFFPFTEPSAEVDVQWKGQWLEVLGCGMVDPNVLKSVGYDPEVYTGFAAGFGVERFAMVQHRIDDIRRLYTSDLRFLRQF